One Phycisphaerae bacterium genomic window carries:
- a CDS encoding histidine phosphatase family protein yields MRPVSTVRRLWLVRHGLPDYRCRQPGDELPGPPLSPTGWEQAAQAAAVLADSAAEAIYASPLARTRQTAECIGGTLHVPVRLAGDLREWHRTERLYDVASRLTRWLVRWLRGPEIAAVVVSHASPLLAILRSALYLPHVGWHRSGQPDVLEVSSGDRFEVTMASVFELVFESHCVTARCRFHPEPRILHCLHGALRRRLLRPVPGSGENWLVRRMNWLALVGATSVELPRPADRDYR; encoded by the coding sequence ATCCGGCCCGTGAGCACTGTGCGACGGTTGTGGCTGGTCCGGCATGGACTGCCGGACTATCGCTGCCGGCAGCCGGGCGACGAGCTGCCCGGACCGCCGTTGTCGCCAACCGGGTGGGAGCAGGCCGCGCAGGCCGCCGCCGTGCTCGCGGATTCCGCGGCCGAGGCGATCTACGCGTCGCCGCTGGCCCGCACGCGGCAGACGGCCGAGTGCATCGGCGGGACGCTGCATGTGCCAGTGCGACTGGCCGGCGACCTGCGGGAGTGGCATCGCACGGAGCGCCTGTACGATGTTGCCAGCCGCCTGACGCGCTGGCTGGTGCGATGGCTACGTGGCCCGGAGATCGCGGCAGTCGTCGTGAGCCACGCCTCGCCGCTGCTGGCCATTCTGCGCTCCGCGTTGTACCTGCCGCACGTGGGCTGGCACCGCAGCGGGCAGCCGGACGTTCTGGAAGTCTCCAGCGGGGACCGCTTCGAGGTGACGATGGCGTCCGTGTTCGAGCTGGTCTTCGAGTCGCACTGCGTCACGGCGCGGTGCCGGTTTCATCCGGAGCCGCGCATCCTGCATTGCCTGCACGGCGCGCTGCGCCGGCGCCTGCTCCGGCCGGTGCCGGGCAGCGGCGAGAACTGGCTGGTGCGGCGGATGAATTGGCTGGCACTGGTGGGCGCGACTTCCGTGGAACTCCCACGCCCGGCGGACCGTGATTACAGGTAG
- a CDS encoding TIM barrel protein → MALADLRPQATRRNPEELLKHLQSFQLEMKFSAGIWFFSPPNSRFHDKYGDEQSIEQRLERAASLASHGLQGLEAHYPNEINEENVDLWQKFCADSRIRLLTVIPLLFWDDHFEWGSLSSPLEKPRKMAIERTKRAFALNKRLDTDFAIVWPGIDGYENPFGVDFVSMRARFADGLAEALDTVPGVRIAFEPKPYEPRGHILFGTTPEGLMLGHMVEARLKHAENRKLLEQGHALCCLNPEIGHVLMGYEDLAYSYSWPLSEGRLAHTHCNSQPLGNYDQDLNVGVIGPEQLEAFLYTLKMYGYQGYFGIDINPERMPVETALQISMDALRAANDRINEMDHEAILYAQMHPDKTRGWLEAYLIRARASHPERLAPLAKPH, encoded by the coding sequence ATGGCACTCGCCGATCTGCGTCCGCAAGCCACTCGCCGAAACCCCGAGGAACTGCTCAAGCATCTGCAGTCGTTTCAACTTGAGATGAAGTTCTCAGCGGGCATCTGGTTCTTCTCACCGCCGAACAGCCGCTTTCACGACAAGTACGGCGATGAGCAGTCGATCGAGCAACGTCTCGAGCGTGCGGCGTCGCTGGCGTCCCACGGGTTGCAGGGGCTGGAGGCGCACTACCCGAACGAGATCAACGAGGAGAACGTCGACCTTTGGCAGAAGTTCTGCGCCGATTCGCGGATCCGGCTGCTTACCGTGATCCCGTTGCTGTTCTGGGATGATCATTTCGAGTGGGGCTCGCTGTCGAGCCCGCTGGAGAAGCCGCGCAAGATGGCGATCGAACGGACGAAGCGGGCCTTTGCGCTCAACAAACGGTTGGACACCGATTTCGCCATCGTCTGGCCGGGCATTGATGGCTACGAGAATCCGTTCGGCGTCGATTTCGTGAGCATGCGGGCGCGTTTTGCGGATGGTCTGGCCGAGGCGCTGGACACGGTGCCGGGCGTGCGGATCGCATTCGAGCCGAAGCCGTACGAGCCGCGGGGCCACATTCTGTTCGGCACGACGCCGGAGGGGCTCATGCTCGGCCACATGGTCGAGGCGCGTCTGAAGCACGCGGAGAATCGCAAGCTGCTGGAGCAGGGGCATGCGCTGTGCTGCCTGAACCCGGAGATCGGGCACGTGCTCATGGGTTACGAGGACCTCGCGTACTCGTACAGTTGGCCGCTGTCGGAAGGGCGCCTGGCGCACACGCACTGCAATAGCCAGCCGCTGGGCAACTACGATCAGGACCTGAACGTGGGCGTGATCGGCCCGGAGCAGTTGGAGGCGTTCCTCTATACATTGAAGATGTACGGGTACCAGGGGTACTTCGGGATCGACATCAACCCGGAGCGCATGCCGGTCGAAACGGCGCTGCAGATCAGCATGGATGCCCTGCGGGCGGCCAACGACCGGATCAACGAAATGGACCACGAGGCGATCCTGTACGCCCAGATGCACCCGGACAAGACGCGCGGCTGGCTGGAGGCGTATCTGATCCGGGCACGGGCCTCGCACCCGGAGCGCCTGGCTCCGCTGGCGAAGCCGCACTAG
- a CDS encoding YbjQ family protein, whose protein sequence is MSIPVTTTFVIEGYRIKSYLGVVRGIIVRAPTIPQGILGGLKSIVGGRIGAYTEMCEQARQQAYDLLIDHAVALGANAVVGLRYDASEIASRASATEVLCYGTAVVIEPETA, encoded by the coding sequence ATGTCGATTCCCGTTACGACGACCTTCGTCATCGAAGGCTACCGCATCAAGAGCTACCTGGGCGTCGTGCGCGGCATCATCGTCCGGGCCCCGACGATCCCGCAGGGCATCCTGGGCGGGCTCAAGTCCATTGTCGGCGGTCGCATCGGGGCTTACACGGAGATGTGCGAGCAGGCGCGGCAGCAGGCCTACGACCTGCTGATCGATCACGCCGTCGCACTCGGCGCAAACGCCGTTGTCGGTCTGCGCTACGATGCGTCCGAGATCGCCAGCCGCGCGAGCGCGACCGAGGTGCTCTGCTACGGCACAGCGGTCGTGATTGAGCCGGAGACTGCGTAA
- a CDS encoding DUF89 family protein has protein sequence MADLRQLADPAGYRRCDWDLATDAAGRARWQALFRWHLDDVLIPLIQEEYAPPAERLAAVRRDYLAAYAALDGTTQPGGPLDIVVFTELRRAALCRYGFDDPFAGVKQRENDTALRLLPDVLAELDGAAPAQRQELLVQGLMAGNIFDLGSAATIQRHRAGTTAFGHARASQPARPWLIDDVAAWWRRWSAAPAYRHVVFFVDNAGSDIVLGCVPLARWLVQAGARVTLAANSAPALNDVTAAELVPLLERCAALDGALQAALTGGRLGVVATGSAVPLIDLAALSEEFVAASADADLLILHGMGRAIESNFHARFTCDTLWSAVLKDEAVAARVGGKLFDCVFRFVPAERSAAHGGTRTHGHASL, from the coding sequence ATGGCCGACCTGCGACAACTGGCGGACCCGGCGGGGTATCGCCGCTGTGACTGGGACCTGGCGACGGATGCGGCGGGCCGCGCGCGATGGCAGGCGCTCTTCCGCTGGCACCTGGACGACGTGCTGATTCCACTGATTCAGGAGGAGTATGCGCCGCCGGCGGAGCGCCTGGCGGCCGTGCGGCGCGACTACCTGGCGGCGTATGCGGCGCTGGATGGGACCACGCAACCCGGCGGGCCGCTCGACATCGTGGTCTTCACGGAACTGCGCCGGGCCGCGCTGTGTCGTTATGGCTTCGACGATCCGTTCGCGGGCGTCAAGCAGCGGGAGAATGACACGGCGCTGCGGCTGCTGCCGGATGTGCTGGCCGAGTTGGACGGGGCCGCGCCGGCCCAGCGCCAGGAACTGCTGGTGCAGGGCCTGATGGCGGGAAACATCTTTGACCTGGGATCCGCCGCGACGATTCAGCGGCACCGTGCTGGCACGACGGCGTTTGGACACGCGCGCGCGTCGCAGCCCGCGCGGCCGTGGCTAATCGATGACGTGGCGGCGTGGTGGCGGCGCTGGAGCGCTGCGCCGGCGTACAGGCACGTCGTGTTCTTCGTGGACAACGCCGGCAGTGACATCGTGCTGGGCTGTGTGCCGCTGGCGCGGTGGCTGGTGCAGGCCGGAGCACGGGTGACGCTGGCGGCGAACAGCGCGCCGGCGCTGAACGACGTCACCGCCGCGGAGCTGGTGCCGCTGCTGGAACGCTGCGCGGCACTGGACGGCGCGCTGCAGGCGGCCCTGACCGGCGGCCGGCTGGGCGTGGTCGCGACGGGCAGTGCGGTGCCGTTGATCGACCTGGCGGCGCTGTCGGAGGAGTTCGTGGCGGCCAGCGCGGATGCCGACCTGCTCATTCTGCACGGCATGGGCCGGGCGATCGAGAGCAACTTCCACGCCCGCTTCACGTGTGACACGCTGTGGTCGGCGGTGCTCAAGGACGAGGCTGTGGCGGCGCGCGTTGGCGGCAAGCTGTTCGATTGCGTGTTTCGCTTCGTGCCGGCCGAGCGCAGCGCTGCGCACGGTGGCACTCGCACGCACGGTCACGCGTCGCTATAG
- a CDS encoding bifunctional oligoribonuclease/PAP phosphatase NrnA has product MIAPEAYHNVRTWLAGCRQPLLLTHRRPDGDALGAMAAMTYALRALDLNPRPALYEPLPSRYALLARDICWQLWASERARLVAECDAVVVLDTCAWSQLEPVADYLRTAPRTLVIDHHPTRDVLGQRAGDLLLCDESAGAVCLLVAEWMETVGLPIEPPTARALLTGLATDCGWFRFANTDARLLNMAARLAVAVPSINDIYRAIYEQDSPGKLRLIGRMLLSLELLANDKLAVLKLRQADFAAAGADGTMTEDIVNEAGRLNGIEATVLFTEEPDGSVRVNFRSKQTLDVAALAAQFGGGGHQRAAGARPHGSWDEVVARVTAATAAALRT; this is encoded by the coding sequence ATGATCGCTCCGGAAGCATATCACAACGTGCGCACCTGGCTGGCAGGCTGCCGGCAGCCATTGCTCTTGACGCATCGGCGGCCCGACGGCGACGCGCTCGGTGCCATGGCGGCCATGACCTATGCGCTGCGCGCCCTCGACCTCAACCCGCGGCCGGCGCTGTACGAGCCGCTCCCGTCACGCTATGCGCTGCTCGCCCGAGACATCTGCTGGCAACTCTGGGCGTCCGAGCGGGCGCGCCTGGTCGCTGAGTGTGACGCCGTGGTGGTCCTCGACACCTGCGCCTGGTCGCAGCTCGAGCCGGTCGCGGACTATCTCCGGACGGCGCCGCGGACGCTGGTAATCGATCACCATCCCACCCGCGACGTGCTCGGGCAGCGCGCCGGCGACCTGCTGTTGTGCGACGAATCCGCCGGCGCCGTGTGCCTCCTGGTCGCTGAGTGGATGGAGACGGTCGGCCTGCCGATCGAACCGCCGACGGCCCGCGCGCTGCTGACGGGGCTGGCGACCGATTGCGGCTGGTTCCGTTTCGCCAATACCGATGCACGCCTGTTGAACATGGCGGCCCGACTCGCCGTCGCCGTTCCTTCGATTAACGACATCTATCGCGCCATCTACGAGCAAGACTCCCCCGGCAAGCTGCGCCTGATCGGGCGGATGCTGCTGTCGCTCGAGCTACTGGCAAACGACAAGCTCGCCGTGCTCAAGCTCCGTCAGGCCGATTTCGCCGCCGCCGGCGCCGACGGCACCATGACGGAGGACATCGTGAACGAAGCCGGGCGCCTGAACGGCATCGAGGCCACCGTGCTGTTCACCGAGGAGCCCGACGGCAGCGTGCGCGTCAACTTCCGCAGCAAGCAGACGCTGGACGTTGCCGCGCTTGCCGCCCAGTTCGGCGGCGGCGGTCACCAGCGCGCCGCGGGCGCCCGCCCGCACGGGTCCTGGGACGAGGTTGTCGCGCGCGTCACCGCCGCGACCGCGGCCGCGCTCCGCACCTAG